GCAGGACGCTGATCGGATAGTAGACACCCGATACGAGCAGCAAGATGGCGCGCACAATATAGGACATCTGCGAGCCTCGCTCGGTGTAGAGCAGCGGCAGGATCGACGCGCCGATGCCGAAACCGATGAACGAGATGCTGCCAACCAGCAACATGAAGATGGCCGTCAGGTAGTTGGCATGGCTCAAATCGAGATGGAAGAACGCTCCCACTACGAGCAGCTGGATGAAGGTAAAAAGCATACCATGCGCCACCGCGTACCAGCAGCTCCCTATCAGGTGCGTGAACCGCGAGATGGGAGCCATGAAGGTATGTTCAATCGTCCCTTCCCAGCGCTCGATTGTGATCATATCGGTGACGCCCTCGAAGGTGACGCTCAGGTACGACCACACCGAGGTGCCAATCAACAGGTAGAGAATCAGGTAACTCGTATTGATCGGTGTGCCGGTGATGATCGATGCGCTGGCGCCGATGTAGGTTACCGACATGGCGTTGACTATGTTGTAAACCAGCCAGACGATCTCCCACGCCCAGTAGCGCTTGGTCAGGTTCCAGTTGCGCTCAAAGAAGGCATAAGTTGCGCGTCCCTGGTGCATGAGCATTGACATTGGTTATTCTCCTTAATAAGGGCGCGAGAGCATTAAAAGGCGTTTCGCGAGCTGCGCTTCTGGCCCCCAGGCTATTCCTCTTCATCTTCTCGTCGCGCTTCGTAAGCCTCAAAGGCTTTTTCCCAGCTTCCGTAGCGCGCGATATCGGCGTCGGTGATGAGGTGAGACGCGGTATAGTGCATGAATACTTCATTCATGGTGACAGGTGTTGTACGTTCCGTGCGTTCCGCGACCGCGCGTTTGAGTTCTCCCACCTCGCCCATCGCCACGATGCGTCCCTTGTCGATAATCGCGACCCGGTCGCATAGGGCTTCAGCCTCGTCCATATCATGTGTGGTGATCAGAATGGTAGCATCATGATCCTCGCGCAGGCGCTCGACAAAGTTCTGCACGTCAATCTTCGAACGTGGGTCGAGTCCCGTCGTCGGCTCATCCAGTAGCAGCACGATGGGTGCGGTCAGAAATGCACGAGCGATGGCAACTTTCTGCTGCATGCCACGGGACATATTCTCCAGTGGCTGTCCAACACGGTCTTCAGGGATGCCCAGACGGCTCAAGATGCTACGGATTTTGGTGCGTGCCTCCTGACCTGGCATGTTGTAGAGACGTGCCGCATAGATCAGGTTCTCCATCGGCGAGAGCTTCTTGAAGAACGAGGCCTCAACGCTCACACGATTGATGAGTCGTTGCACCATGCGTTCATCCTTTTCAACATCGTAACCAAAGATGCTGACATGCCCTGTATCAGGAATCAACAGCGTTGAGAGGATGCGGATGAGCGTCGATTTACCGGAACCATTCGCGCCCAGGATACCCATGATCTCGCGGCGCTTTACCACCATATTCACATTATCGACGGCGACGACCTCCGTTTTTCCCTCTTTCTGCTTCTTACCAGGCCAGCGCAACAGCGGGCGTGACTTTTTGAACACTTTAGAGACGCCGTCTATCACCACAGCATCCTTCGTTTGATCGATAACAATATTCCCTAAGAGCGGTGTTTCATTGAGATCTGTAATTGCCACGAGCATTCTCCTTCCATTGTT
This window of the Ktedonobacteraceae bacterium genome carries:
- a CDS encoding ABC transporter ATP-binding protein; translation: MAITDLNETPLLGNIVIDQTKDAVVIDGVSKVFKKSRPLLRWPGKKQKEGKTEVVAVDNVNMVVKRREIMGILGANGSGKSTLIRILSTLLIPDTGHVSIFGYDVEKDERMVQRLINRVSVEASFFKKLSPMENLIYAARLYNMPGQEARTKIRSILSRLGIPEDRVGQPLENMSRGMQQKVAIARAFLTAPIVLLLDEPTTGLDPRSKIDVQNFVERLREDHDATILITTHDMDEAEALCDRVAIIDKGRIVAMGEVGELKRAVAERTERTTPVTMNEVFMHYTASHLITDADIARYGSWEKAFEAYEARREDEEE
- a CDS encoding ABC transporter permease, whose translation is MSMLMHQGRATYAFFERNWNLTKRYWAWEIVWLVYNIVNAMSVTYIGASASIITGTPINTSYLILYLLIGTSVWSYLSVTFEGVTDMITIERWEGTIEHTFMAPISRFTHLIGSCWYAVAHGMLFTFIQLLVVGAFFHLDLSHANYLTAIFMLLVGSISFIGFGIGASILPLLYTERGSQMSYIVRAILLLVSGVYYPISVLPGWMQPFARISPATYVLEGLRAALLNNQTIWSAEIWSYTWPLIITGIISVPLGIFVFRLAERYAKRTGKLKRNG